TTAAGTGCATGTATTTATTTATCTTTAAGAACATCAATTACAATGCAAAATTCTCAAAAATTTAGTAACATACAATTCTCGAATACTCACACAGTGAATTAAAAGCTGGTAAGCAATCAGTACGTGAATAAACAACAGAAATTAATTAGTCATTAGAGCCTTGTTCATCACTACTTGACTTGTCGTTTTATTAAGCAAGTCTAGAGATGCCTGAAATATATATCTGCACATTGGCTATTTTGCACGAACTAGGCCAATTAGAAGGAAAATTTCATAAGACAGGAGCCAATTCCATGAAGAACGCAAGGAGACCTAAATTCTAAACAAAAGTGTATATGGAAACAGTTTGCATACGCATAAAATCGTATTATCAAACCCTAGAAACTACTATACCAAGTGCACTGAATATAATCATATATACAGCAGCAAACTACAATACTGGAGACATCAATAACATTAACTGTGCATGTTAAAAGCAAAATACACATAAAATTCATGTATCAAACCCTAGAAATACACATAAAATTCATGTATCATCCGAGCAGTACAGTATACATGTATCAATTTTAGATAAACAAAACGTATTACAAAGAATTATAACGAATAACGATGAATAACGCACCTGTTGTTAGTACGACTACTGGAGGATTCGTAAAGCTTGCCGCGGGCGGAGAAAACGATGACGGCGATATCGACGTCGCAGATAACGGAAAGGTGCCGTGCTTTTTTAAACAAACCTGATCTCCGTTTGGGAAACGTAACTTGCCGGCTACTTTTGTCTTCGATCCGTTTCATTTCGAGCTTCTTTCGCCCCATTCTGCCGACACAACTTGTAAACCTAACTTTATGATAGCCAGTGGATTTAAGTTTTTGTGTGTGTATAAATAAAGCCTCTCTGTACCTTTATCTTtacaattattataaatatattaatattaatattattgaataTATCAAGTTGGTGATAGGAAGTGGTGTAAAAGGAAGAAGCATGATCTGTAATTCTTtgatatttttgtgttaaaaagaaaTTTGTTGACGATGGCCAGTTTCTGCAGAAATTAATCTCTCACATCCGAATTCTTTACACACGTGGTTAAAAAAACACACCGACACAGTTTTCGTAGAGAAAATTATATATATCGTCCCTGAAGTTTATCCTAAATTACGATATGTATCCTTATGTTCTAAAAACCAAATAACTAGGATTCTTGGGGTACCAGTGGATTTATATCATTATATGGTAAGAGTCGGTTTAGAAGGATAAGAATCTtctcttatatatatttatattagatATTAGATTTAAGAACTCATGCGTTGCACGGCAGCTCAAAAATATAGTATTCCAATGCGTTAATATTGGTATATGCATGTTTTGTTTAAAATTACAGTACATACTTGGGTGAATCAAATTGTCAGTTGATCAGTGCAACAAGTTTTTTGGGGATGATAAATGTTATCTTCGTCCTTAGGCATTTCAGTATACTTGCATAAATAGAACATGAGTTGTTGATGCAATTAGTTATTGTACATATCATTGAGTGTGTATTTATAAAAATTGGTGTACAGTGTGCATGTCATTTAGTGTATATACAGACATACAGTTAACTATAGGTGCTTCAAAACTTCCTTTTACACAACATTTTGTGTTGTTTTTGATAGTTCCTTTTCATTGTTTAAAATTAGCACCTTTAGTCCCTTTTTAATGTTACTTTAGGCAGAGCAACATATAGCTAGCTGTGACTAAAAACCGATAAACCAACATGTGATTGTCCTTGACTTTATTTATATTCATTACAAAGCACATAGATAACGGGTGTTGTCTTCCCAAAATAGACTTAAGCAAGGTTAATCGACCACCAATCGAAAGAAGTCTAGCAGGTCAATATGACAATCGTACTATAAAATTCTCAACGATAGGAGACCAAGTTAATTTTTTACTATCATAATTTTCTCTGGAATATGTATGTTTGATAAcagttaattttttttctttttgataaTTTCAAAGGTTGGAGTTTCTGATTTTTATAGGCATGAGCTCTTACGACCAATGTTGTAAAAACCCTGGATTACTCCTGCTTAATCCCCGACTACTCCTTTTTAAGAGTAGTCCGTTTCGATTTTGAAAAAttcgtttaattaatcggtcaacgttAGTTGATAAGTCAAAATCGAATTTGCAGATAAAAATCGGTCAAAGTAAAAATTGGTCAACATTAAACATGAATTTAAACTTGAATTATAGTGTTTTTGGATAAAAAGAAAAATTTTCAACAATACATCCAAGCAGGaataaaatgtatcatgacttgaaatctatgtattggtggccgactatgAAAACAGACATCTCTTGTTTTGTTGAAAAATGTTATGTTTGTGCGCAAGTGAAAGCGGAACACCAAAAAccatatggttcgttacgtcagttacagatttcagataggaaatgggaacatataacgatggattttgtgacaaaattatcTAGAACTCTGATAAGACactatatgatttgggtaatagttgatcatttgACCAAGAGTCCTCATTTTCTTGCTACCCGTGAAACAACATCTTTAAGTAAATTGGCTGAGTTATATGTGAAAGAGATTGtgagtcgacatggtgtgccgttatcgattgtGTCAGACAAATATTTTAGATTTGTGTCAAATTTCTGGAACGGTCTACAACAGACTCTGGGTACACGTGTTAATTTGAGTACAACTTATCATTCTCAggaagatggtcaaagtgaaagaaccatacaaaccttggaggatatgttaagggcgtgtgtatTAGAGTATGGTGGGTCGTGGGATTCACATCTACcgttggttgaattcgcgtataataattcatatcattcaagTATAGGAATTccgccttatgaaatgttgtacgaccgtcattgcagaactccaacttgttggttagaagccggagagAAACAATTTACACGTCCCAAAATTGTTCAGATGACAACTGAGAAAGTTGTTATTGCTCGAGAAAAGTTAAAAGCCGCCAAAGATAGActgaaaatgtatgctgatccgcgtagacgtctggTAACCTTTAGTGTAGGTGATtgtgtgtatctgaaagtttcacaGTGAAAAGGGGTTATctgattcggtaaacgtggtaagatTGCACCAAGGTACAGTGGGCCGTTTCTGATCAGTGAGGTTTTGAACGACCAGACAGttatgttagatcttccgccagagttagctggtattcataataccttcaatCTGTATTACTTACGTAAGTGTAAAGTTGAAGACGAGACGCAAATTGTACCGTTAGTAGATTTGAAGGTTGATTTaagtaagaaattggtggaagagccgattCGTATTGTTGATAGTAAGATAACAAAGttgagaaagaaacagattccgatggtgttgatagAGTGTAAACACAGTTTGGGGTCTAATCTTATGTGGGAGGCAAAAGAGTTGATGAAGTCTCTTTACCCTCATTTGTTCGACCAGGACCAAATTCCaaagacggaatctctttaagggggtggatatTTAACAGACGGAAACTTGGGCTAGAAATAAGAAGACTATTTTTCCCTTAAGTTTGTttatgtgttattatatgcttttattttaatgatatgtttattattaattgagtaTGTGGTAAAGACctatttgtgacaagggtcacagaacatgttcatTTGTTTAAATTGAACTTCGTTAGGGCTGCCTAACTTAATACGAaaaatatcagataactggtaaatatacggtgttgtggggtatgggtttaaacCCCTTAAAGTGAATGATATCTGCTTGATATCTTCATTTTCTAGGACTCTCTCAAAtgaaaactgtgatgacccgaaaaatttcgactaattttaaatcaaactctcgatacgatttaatatttttgacacgataagcaaagtctgtaatgttgagtctcaacaattttgaactatttcatatattcaattgaccttcgaccattcccgacgattcacgaacaactatttgtaaatagatatgtacatatttaatttatatatatatatatatatatatatatatatatatatatatatatatatatatatatatatatatatataaatatattaatttgaaatgttatatgattcaattattataatttactatgtaaaataaaatatgatattataataattattatttaaaacataactatacataaataaagtatattaaaaataaatattaaataattgtaatactcgttggacgtttcgattattatttagagaagtttaattcgaacttatgtgattttaaaataaacggtgatccaaaaatgagttatataaattatagacttattaaaaatgtatttatgagctaattgttaaatttgaacacttttcatattttacctgaaATCGGGCgcggacagtgagttaatttttgtttaataattttaaatagttaatgatcaaaatttataccataatgaccaaaataaataaataaatatagttaatttaaaaatatgagatttttctgaacacttttattcgccactgagtaaacaacggagtacgatatattatcccgtaaaaactgtcggtacaaAATAACAAAGGTTCGATGGCTTCACTATTTATGATTGAAATTCCTTGATTAAATTATATTTACCGTTTGGATGTTGTCTTttgtttatgtagtgacccgaacttttccatgtttatatatattaattgagattgatatttacatgattaaatgtttccaacatgttaagcaatcaaacttgttaagacttgattaattgaaatatgtttcatatagacaattgaccacccaagttgaccggtgattcacgaacgttaaaacttgtaaaaactatatgatgacatatatatggatatatatatagttaacatgatactatgataagtaaacatatcattaagtatattaacaatgaactacatatgtaaaaacaagactactaacttaatgatttttaaacgagacatatatgtaacgattatcgttgtaaagacatttaatgtatatatatcatattaagagatattcatacatgataatatcatgataatataataatttaaaatctcatttgatattataaacattgggttaacaacatttaacaagatcgttaacctaaaggtttaaaaacaacacttacatgtaacgactaacgatgacttaacgactcagttaaaatgtatatacatgtagtgttttaatatgtatttatacaattttgaaagacttcaatacacttatcaaaatacttctacttaacaaaaatgcttacaattacatcctcgttcagtttcatcaacaattctactcgtatgcacccgtattcgtactcgtacaatacacagcttttagatgtatgtactattggtatatacactccaatgatcagctcttatcagcccatgtgagtcacctaacacatgtgggaaccatcatttggcaactagcatgaaatatctcataaaattacaaaaatatgagtaatcattcatgacttatttacatgaaaacaaaattacatatcctttatatctaatccatacaccaacgaccaaaaacacctacaaacactttcattcttcaattttcttcatctaattgatctctctcaagttctatcttcaagttctaagtgttcttcatatattctacaagttctagttacataaaatcaagaatactttcaagtttgctagctcacttccaatcttgtaaggtgatcatccaacctcaagaaatctttgtttcttacagtaggttatcattctaatacaaggtaataatcatattcaaactttggttcaatttctataactataacaatcttatttcaagtgatgatcttacttgaacttgttttcgtgtcatgattctgcttcaagaacttcgagccatccaaggatccattgaagctagatccatttttctcttttccagtaggtttatccaaggaaattaaggtagtaatgatgttcataacatcattcgattcatacatataaagctatcttattcgaaggtttaaacttgtaatcacta
The window above is part of the Rutidosis leptorrhynchoides isolate AG116_Rl617_1_P2 chromosome 1, CSIRO_AGI_Rlap_v1, whole genome shotgun sequence genome. Proteins encoded here:
- the LOC139843018 gene encoding uncharacterized protein codes for the protein MDFVTKLSRTLIRHYMIWVIVDHLTKSPHFLATRETTSLSKLAELYVKEIVSRHGVPLSIVSDKYFRFVSNFWNGLQQTLEAGEKQFTRPKIVQMTTEKVVIAREKLKAAKDRLKMYADPRRRLIAPRYSGPFLISEVLNDQTVMLDLPPELAGIHNTFNLYYLRKCKVEDETQIVPLVDLKVDLSKKLVEEPIRIVDSKITKLRKKQIPMVLIECKHSLGSNLMWEAKELMKSLYPHLFDQDQIPKTESL